tgagccatcttgccagcccttagttttagtttctttctAGTTGGTAAAACAGCCAGAGGTTCCCCAGATGTGTCTGCTGACTGCCTAAGTCCCATCAGCCATGAGTGTTTTGGATGTGAACAAGCGGTAGCCCTTCTGTCTGCCCCTCTCCCCGTTCCCCCTAGTGCTCGGCACCTTCGCCAGAGCTTGGCTGCTCGGCTATCCTGTTTCCTCAGATCCAGCCTTCCTATTGTTCTTGGCCAAGTCTAACTGGTAGCTTTTCCAAGGAGGAGAGCCAGTTTACTGCAGGACAAAAGGCCCTGACTGGTCTGTGAATGACTCTCCTGAGCCTGGAAAGGCCAGGTTCACAGTCCGCCTGGTTGGGCCATGCTCACCCTTCTGACTCAGGCCTGGAGCACTTCTCTCAACAGGCCTCACATCTCCTTCTGTTTGGCTGTCGTGCCTGCTGCACAGAGCCACACAGAGCCCAACCCACGTGCCTCGTGTTCATCTGCTCAAGTAGCTTTTAGCCCAGTGGTGGCTCAAGTCAGGCTCAGGACACTAGGCGCCTGGGGCCCAGCATCAAGCCTGGTGTTTGCTACATTGAACGCAAGGGTACCGTGTGCCAGTGGGGATCCCGGAGAAAGTGAGGCAGTGTGAATTGTGGGCCAGAGGCAGAACGGAGGGGAAGTTGATAGGCAAGCTTTATTACTGTTCAATCTGTACAGTCTGAGGGAGGAGGTAGGGCAGAGTGTGGCTCCTCCCCGGGCCACCTGGCTTGTCCCTGCAGGTCAGAGTAGACGGGTTATGTTCGAAGTTGTTCCTGGTCTTGGGTGATCACCTCTGTCCTGCAGTGGCTGGCCGCTCAGGCCTTCAGGGCCGGTCACAGGGGGCGGGGCCCTTCTTCCGTTCACGGGTCAGCAGGGTCACCAGCTTGGCCTTGATGCCTGCCTGCGCTCCAGAGCGGCCGGCGCTTCCGGCCTCATCCAGCTCCAGTTCCAGCAGCCTCCGGTACTGGGCTTCCAGATTGCTGTCCTGGGCCGAGCCCGGCCAACTCAGATCCTCAGTGTTATGGTAGATAGGGCTGCCCAGGGGGCTGCGGCCACCAGGGGGGCCCTCTTGGGCTTCAGGACCCCCATTGGTCAGCCCAGGGCTGGCCTCCAGCATGCACACGTTCTCATAGAGATGCTCCGCCGTGCCTGTGTGCTTGCTGGTCTGCTTGCACACGGACGCATAGAGACCGGATGCCGGTCCTTCTTGTGTGGGGCTGAGCAGCAGTGGTAGGCTTTGAGGCCCGGGATCAGTTAGAGGCAGCTTTCTGGGAGTGGGCAGCTCAAATCCTGGGGCCACCTCCCGAAGCTCTCCAGGGGGCTCTagggagggcagggagagggcCCGAGGCAGGGGGCAGGGTGGGGACATGGCCAGCTCTGGAAGACGCTCCCGCTGGCGGGCAATGGCGGCAGCCACAACCCCACATATGTCTGGGGCACGCGGGCTACTGAAGGCAAAAAGGCCCTCACCTGAGTCACAGCGGCGGCCAGCCTCAAACGAGAACACACCCTGCACACAAGTGACACGGGCAGGGATCAGTGGCCACCAAGCAGCCAGGGCACTGACCACTTACCACCTTTCCAGACAGACCCCGGTCAGGGTGCCCGGCACCTCACCTTGTCAGAGCCGTACTTGCGCAGGAAACGGTAGGGCCAGCTAAAACAGGCCTGGGGCTTGGATGTCTCCCTCAGTTGGATGTCATCTTGGCCCAGCACCAGGAGGTAGGGTCCTTTCAGCTGGCAGCGGGAGGTGGCCTCTGTCCTCTGCACGATCACCGGAAACTCGGTCACTGTACTCAGGAAGAAGGGCATTTCATCAGTTCCCAGACACCACTACTGGGGTAGGGGCGAGGCTGCCCCAGGGTCTCCCCCGATTCACCTTCCTGCCAGGAGGAGTAGATAGAGTTTTCCTCCATGGGAACAAAGCCCCTTTTTGGACTCTCAGCCTGTCCTGATCCTGACGAACATTCTCCGGTACCCTGAGGAATAGATTTAAGTCGTCCGTTAGAGCCCACCCTGTTTTTTCCCCGTTCCCTTCCATGGGCTCAGCAGACAAAACTTCCACCGCCAGGTCCCACTCTGACCCACACTGCCGGGCTCTCCTGAGTCATTTCCTATCTGTACTATGGGGCAGCACTCCCCACTGGGCTCCACTGGCAGTGCTGGTCTTGGAGTAAGGCTATTCCTGGTGCCATAAGGCACTAAGCAACTGCAAGCACATGTGCTGGCTTGCATATAGCTCTGGGTGGCATGCAGCAGTATAGAGGCAGGGGTAGCACCAAGCAAATGTCCCGGCTTCTTCTATAGTCACTTACAGGTCTCCCTTGACCTCCCCTGACCTCCATCCTACATCCAGTCCTATCTGTCAGGAAATGGCCACCATGATCACCTTGACCCATGAGCACTGCCAAAGCCAAACCCCGCCTCCTCTTCCTTTACTTCGtcctgtgcttttcttttttctattttactctctctctctttcttcttttgttttgtttttgttttttgagacagggtttctctgtgtagccttggctgtcctggaacttactctgtagagcaggctggcctcaaact
Above is a window of Mus musculus strain C57BL/6J chromosome 13, GRCm38.p6 C57BL/6J DNA encoding:
- the Dok3 gene encoding docking protein 3: MESVEPPVKDGILYQQHVKFGKKCWRKVWALLYAGGPSGVARLESWDVRDGGLGPAGDRSTGPSRRGERRVIRLADCVSVLPADGESCPRDTGAFLITTTERSHLLAAQHRQSWVDPICQLAFPGTGECSSGSGQAESPKRGFVPMEENSIYSSWQEVTEFPVIVQRTEATSRCQLKGPYLLVLGQDDIQLRETSKPQACFSWPYRFLRKYGSDKGVFSFEAGRRCDSGEGLFAFSSPRAPDICGVVAAAIARQRERLPELAMSPPCPLPRALSLPSLEPPGELREVAPGFELPTPRKLPLTDPGPQSLPLLLSPTQEGPASGLYASVCKQTSKHTGTAEHLYENVCMLEASPGLTNGGPEAQEGPPGGRSPLGSPIYHNTEDLSWPGSAQDSNLEAQYRRLLELELDEAGSAGRSGAQAGIKAKLVTLLTRERKKGPAPCDRP